From Pandoraea norimbergensis, the proteins below share one genomic window:
- a CDS encoding collagen-like triple helix repeat-containing protein, with product MSKHLRPTLLAALVAGVVGVTGCSSSGSGSGATGNTPTSPTNPTNPTNPTNPTNPTTPTSSNGVVSSVGSVVSAVGNQVSGTTIPGVSPQVNQGFGGALTQTGNAVTDLGTGVGNGLGQLGKSGTDPVGTTLASTGNVVTDLGNAGVSLGSGIAGIGKSGPLAGTPVDTLTGVLGNVVATVGQGGVKGGAALTQVLTSAPVVQATTALSSAVTPITNTVVNTTQTLGNTTGLGAPLSGLLGTVGGALNSAGAQVKGAAPNAVVASLANPLMALGNTVTSAGGLLTGSTSGTSANALGTVLANVGNTTVTPTSASGTNPLGALTGLLGGLGGATGSSGATGSNPLGAVTGLLGGLSGSGSAGSGSSASNPLGAVTGLLGGVTNAAGGSGSASNPLAPVTALLSSVTAPLTSIAGTTSGGSGGAGGLLAPVTGLLGGLGK from the coding sequence ATGTCGAAGCACTTGCGTCCTACCCTGCTCGCCGCGCTGGTGGCAGGTGTCGTGGGAGTTACGGGTTGCTCGAGTTCGGGCAGCGGCAGCGGTGCGACGGGCAACACGCCCACCAGCCCGACGAATCCCACCAATCCGACAAACCCGACGAACCCCACCAACCCGACCACGCCCACCAGCAGCAATGGTGTTGTAAGTTCAGTTGGCTCGGTGGTGAGTGCAGTCGGTAATCAGGTGTCGGGCACGACGATCCCGGGCGTTTCGCCGCAAGTCAATCAGGGCTTTGGCGGCGCGCTCACGCAAACCGGCAATGCCGTCACCGACTTGGGTACGGGCGTGGGCAACGGTCTCGGACAACTGGGTAAATCCGGTACCGACCCCGTCGGCACCACGCTCGCCAGCACCGGCAACGTGGTGACCGATCTGGGCAATGCCGGCGTCTCGCTCGGCAGCGGTATCGCCGGCATCGGCAAGAGCGGCCCGCTGGCCGGTACGCCTGTCGACACGCTGACGGGTGTGCTCGGGAATGTGGTCGCGACCGTCGGTCAGGGCGGTGTGAAAGGCGGCGCGGCACTCACGCAAGTGCTGACCAGTGCACCGGTCGTGCAGGCAACGACAGCACTCTCGTCGGCCGTCACACCGATCACCAATACGGTGGTGAACACCACACAAACATTGGGTAACACCACCGGGTTGGGTGCGCCGCTTTCCGGCTTGCTCGGTACGGTGGGCGGTGCCTTGAATTCCGCTGGTGCGCAGGTCAAGGGTGCGGCACCGAATGCCGTGGTGGCGAGTCTCGCCAATCCGCTCATGGCACTCGGCAACACCGTGACCAGTGCGGGGGGATTGCTGACCGGCAGCACCAGCGGCACGAGCGCCAATGCGCTCGGCACGGTACTCGCCAACGTCGGCAATACGACCGTCACACCGACATCGGCCAGCGGCACGAATCCGTTGGGCGCATTGACCGGGCTGCTGGGAGGATTGGGCGGTGCCACGGGTTCATCGGGCGCTACGGGCAGCAACCCGCTCGGTGCCGTCACTGGTTTGCTGGGCGGGTTGTCGGGATCGGGATCGGCTGGGTCTGGGTCATCGGCCAGCAATCCGCTCGGTGCCGTGACGGGCCTGTTGGGTGGTGTGACGAACGCTGCGGGAGGCTCGGGCAGCGCGAGCAACCCGCTCGCACCGGTCACCGCATTGCTGAGTTCGGTGACCGCACCGCTCACGTCGATTGCGGGCACCACGTCTGGCGGTTCTGGTGGCGCGGGTGGCCTGCTCGCGCCGGTAACGGGCTTGCTGGGCGGACTAGGAAAATAA
- a CDS encoding MarR family winged helix-turn-helix transcriptional regulator produces the protein MARFIPDTGLLMRGHGESATQMTEPAAIRDTGNGAFSNHLHNTSGTDHGAAYGAAPSASQLNGAHSTMSDRHTNRNDLVSGIVRSLGRRLAVYTALYHAALAEQLGLNVTDLNALDLILELESITAGQLAELMGVSSGGITTVIDRLERAGFVEREKNPHDRRMVMIHPIEERCAQIEQFLSSVSRELTAVSAAYDQNELAAIHDFLVQSIRTLKSETFRLRFEADQDIAGLVSTGRPAPART, from the coding sequence ATGGCCCGCTTCATTCCCGACACCGGCCTTTTGATGCGCGGCCATGGCGAATCTGCCACGCAAATGACCGAACCGGCAGCGATTCGCGACACCGGCAACGGCGCATTTTCGAACCACTTGCACAACACCTCCGGCACCGACCACGGTGCCGCTTACGGGGCGGCGCCGTCCGCCTCCCAGCTCAACGGAGCGCACAGCACCATGAGCGATCGACACACGAACCGCAACGATCTCGTCTCTGGCATCGTCCGCTCACTCGGCCGCCGGCTCGCCGTGTACACCGCGCTCTATCACGCCGCACTCGCCGAACAGCTCGGCCTGAACGTCACCGATCTGAACGCGCTCGATCTGATTCTCGAACTCGAATCGATTACCGCAGGGCAACTCGCCGAGCTCATGGGGGTGAGCTCGGGCGGCATCACCACCGTCATCGACCGGCTGGAGCGCGCAGGTTTCGTGGAGCGCGAGAAGAACCCGCACGATCGCCGCATGGTGATGATTCATCCCATCGAAGAGCGCTGTGCGCAAATCGAGCAGTTCCTGTCGTCGGTGTCGCGCGAACTCACGGCCGTGAGCGCCGCGTACGACCAGAACGAACTCGCTGCCATTCACGACTTTCTGGTGCAGAGCATCCGCACGCTCAAGAGCGAGACCTTCCGTCTGCGCTTCGAAGCGGATCAGGACATCGCCGGACTGGTTTCGACCGGCCGGCCGGCTCCGGCGCGCACGTGA
- a CDS encoding collagen-like triple helix repeat-containing protein: protein MSNALQRTLLASAAIGMIALTGCSSGGGGSGATATGTTGTPNAVGTTATGAGGVVSSAGNVVSALGNQVASTNLPLVSPQATQGMGNALVQTGNAVTDLGNGVSSGLGQIGASKDPVGTTLASTGNVVTDLGNAGVSLGSGVAGIGKSGPLAGTPVDTLTGALGNVVATVGQGGIAGGAILKQAFSGGPLVTATTALSSAITPITNVVSDTTRTVGNTTGLGGPVQNLLTTLGNTVGTVGTTLRGASSNQVVYALGGTVIATGNTVAGLGGFVNGQTSTGSSNPFGSLLGNLGTTAAGGGTGSAGNPLGSITGLLGGLGGSTGGSSPLAPVTNLLSGLSGAAGGSGGSSPLAPVTNLLSGVSGAAGGSGGSSPLAPVTNLLSGVTGAAGGSTGSGAAGGLGGLLAPVTGLLGSLGTVAK from the coding sequence ATGTCGAACGCACTGCAACGTACCCTTCTGGCCTCTGCCGCTATCGGCATGATCGCTCTCACCGGCTGCTCCAGCGGCGGCGGCGGAAGCGGGGCCACGGCCACCGGCACCACGGGCACCCCGAACGCTGTCGGCACCACGGCCACCGGCGCAGGCGGCGTCGTCAGCTCCGCCGGCAACGTCGTGAGCGCTCTGGGCAATCAGGTCGCCAGCACCAACCTGCCGCTGGTCTCGCCGCAAGCCACGCAAGGCATGGGCAACGCCCTCGTGCAGACCGGCAACGCCGTCACCGATCTCGGCAACGGGGTGAGCAGCGGCCTCGGCCAGATCGGCGCATCGAAAGACCCCGTCGGCACCACGCTCGCCAGCACCGGCAACGTCGTGACCGATCTGGGTAACGCAGGCGTCTCGCTGGGCAGCGGTGTCGCAGGCATCGGCAAGAGCGGCCCGCTCGCCGGCACGCCGGTCGACACGCTGACCGGTGCGCTCGGCAACGTGGTAGCCACGGTCGGTCAAGGCGGCATTGCCGGCGGCGCGATCCTCAAGCAAGCCTTCTCCGGCGGCCCGCTCGTGACGGCAACCACGGCCCTGTCGTCGGCCATCACCCCAATCACCAATGTGGTCTCCGATACCACCCGCACCGTGGGTAACACCACGGGCCTCGGCGGACCGGTACAGAACCTGCTCACCACGCTGGGCAACACCGTAGGCACGGTTGGCACGACGTTGCGCGGCGCGTCCTCGAACCAGGTCGTCTATGCGCTGGGCGGCACGGTCATCGCCACCGGCAACACCGTGGCCGGGCTGGGTGGCTTCGTGAATGGCCAGACCTCCACCGGCTCGTCGAATCCGTTCGGCTCGCTGCTCGGCAACCTTGGCACCACGGCGGCAGGCGGCGGCACCGGCTCGGCAGGCAACCCGCTCGGCTCGATCACGGGCCTGCTGGGTGGCCTCGGCGGATCGACCGGCGGCAGCAGCCCGCTGGCCCCGGTGACCAACTTGCTCTCGGGCTTGTCGGGTGCCGCAGGCGGCTCGGGCGGCAGCAGCCCGCTCGCCCCGGTCACCAACCTGCTCTCGGGCGTGTCGGGTGCCGCAGGTGGCTCGGGCGGCAGCAGCCCGCTCGCCCCCGTGACGAATCTGCTCTCCGGTGTTACCGGCGCGGCAGGCGGCAGCACCGGCTCGGGCGCAGCAGGTGGCCTCGGCGGACTGCTTGCACCGGTCACTGGCTTGCTCGGCAGTCTGGGAACGGTTGCGAAGTAA
- a CDS encoding collagen-like triple helix repeat-containing protein produces the protein MNSIQRNLIASACLLAIVTMTGCASSGSGGTSGSLGGGTSAGSSGGDGSGGGSGTGTGTDGGSSSGGSSSGGSSSGGSSSGGSSSGGSSSGGSSSGGSSSGGSSSGGSSSGGASTNPIGTVAGTASTGVVTQVGKTVSDLGTTLGSTQLPLVSTQTKSGLAGAVVSTGNAVQTLGNGLTNGLGKLGSVSDPLNPTLASLGGVVSNLGTAGTQLGSAVAGLGQTGPLANTPINGVTTLLGGVVTAVGNGGVAIGNSLTSTITSAPVQQLTTGLSSAITPITNVVTNTTQTVGNVTGLGTPVAGLLAQVGGGLAGVGTKVASQLNNPIATDVGGLVAGVGNTVASLGGLVHGTPTSTNPLAPLTSALGGLGGLGGTGTGSGPLAPVTNLLTGLTGTLGGAAGGASGGGNNPLAPVTNLLSGLTGGLGGAAGGTSGNNPLAPVTNLLSGLTGGLGGAAGGTSGSNPLAPVTNLVSGLTGGLGGATGGASGSNPLAPVTNLVAGLTGALGGSASAGAGGSAGSGGASAGAGGSASTGALAPVTNLLGAVTGAAGGATGSAGANGGLLAPVTGLLGGLLGGGKK, from the coding sequence ATGAACAGCATCCAACGCAACCTTATCGCTTCGGCCTGCCTTCTCGCCATCGTCACCATGACCGGCTGCGCCAGCTCCGGCTCGGGCGGCACCAGCGGCTCTCTGGGCGGCGGCACCAGCGCCGGTTCGAGCGGCGGCGACGGCAGCGGCGGCGGATCGGGTACCGGCACGGGTACCGACGGCGGCAGCAGCAGCGGTGGCAGCAGCAGCGGCGGTAGCAGCAGTGGCGGTAGCAGCAGCGGTGGTAGCAGCAGTGGCGGTAGCAGCAGCGGTGGCAGCAGCAGCGGTGGCAGCAGCAGCGGTGGCAGCAGCAGCGGTGGCAGCAGCAGCGGTGGCGCGTCCACCAACCCGATCGGCACGGTCGCAGGCACCGCCAGCACCGGCGTCGTCACGCAAGTGGGCAAGACGGTCAGCGATCTGGGCACCACGCTCGGCAGCACGCAACTGCCGCTGGTCAGCACGCAAACGAAAAGCGGTCTGGCAGGGGCAGTCGTCTCCACCGGCAACGCCGTGCAAACGCTGGGCAATGGCCTGACGAACGGTCTGGGCAAGCTGGGTTCGGTCTCCGACCCGCTCAACCCGACGCTTGCCAGCTTGGGCGGCGTGGTCTCGAACCTGGGGACCGCCGGCACGCAACTGGGTAGCGCCGTCGCCGGTCTCGGTCAAACGGGCCCGCTGGCCAACACCCCGATCAATGGTGTTACGACGCTGCTCGGTGGTGTCGTGACGGCCGTCGGCAACGGTGGCGTCGCTATCGGCAACAGCCTGACGAGCACGATCACCAGCGCCCCGGTGCAACAACTCACCACGGGCCTGTCGTCGGCCATCACGCCGATCACGAATGTGGTCACCAACACCACGCAAACGGTCGGCAACGTCACGGGCCTCGGTACGCCGGTGGCTGGCCTGCTGGCGCAAGTCGGCGGCGGCCTGGCCGGTGTCGGCACCAAGGTGGCTTCGCAACTCAACAACCCGATTGCCACGGACGTCGGCGGTCTGGTGGCAGGCGTGGGCAACACCGTGGCCAGCCTCGGCGGCCTCGTGCATGGCACGCCCACCAGCACCAACCCGCTCGCCCCGCTCACCTCGGCCCTCGGTGGTCTGGGAGGCCTTGGCGGCACGGGCACGGGCAGCGGCCCGCTCGCACCGGTCACGAATCTGCTCACTGGCCTGACGGGCACGCTCGGCGGCGCCGCTGGCGGTGCGTCGGGTGGCGGTAACAACCCGCTGGCCCCGGTCACGAACCTGCTCTCCGGTCTGACGGGTGGCCTCGGCGGTGCCGCAGGTGGTACGTCGGGCAACAACCCGCTCGCCCCGGTCACGAACCTGCTCTCCGGTCTGACGGGTGGCCTCGGCGGCGCCGCTGGCGGTACGTCGGGCAGCAACCCGCTCGCCCCGGTGACGAATCTGGTCTCGGGTCTGACGGGTGGCCTTGGCGGTGCAACGGGTGGCGCATCGGGTAGCAACCCGCTGGCCCCGGTGACCAACCTCGTGGCCGGCCTGACTGGCGCGCTGGGTGGTTCGGCTTCGGCAGGCGCAGGCGGCTCGGCTGGCTCGGGCGGTGCTTCGGCAGGCGCAGGCGGCTCGGCCTCCACTGGCGCGCTGGCACCGGTCACCAACCTCCTTGGCGCAGTGACGGGTGCCGCAGGCGGTGCCACCGGTTCGGCAGGCGCTAACGGCGGTCTGCTGGCCCCGGTGACCGGCTTGCTCGGCGGCCTGCTCGGCGGCGGCAAGAAGTAA